From the Methanosarcinales archaeon genome, the window AGCGTTTTCATCCTTCTCATACTGGATATCCTCTAGGATTGAACTGGAAGCCATTTTCTTGATCTGGGAGAGGATCTGACGCCCCTCATAATCATCCCTGTGCGCGAACTGGTACCCTGCCATGACCACATGCATGCCAAGGTCCTCGAACAGGTTGGTATAATGGTGACTCCTGGACCCGCCAGCATATATGAATGCAGTCTTTCCCTGGAGTTTTTTCCTGTAATAGTCCAGTTGTGGCTGTATCTTTCCCATTTCTTCCTCAATGATCTCCTCGGTTTTCCTTGTGATTTTTGGATCGTCAAAGTACTTTGCCATCTTTCTCAGTGTTTTGGCGGTCTGCTTGGTACCAATATAATTCACCTTCAACCAGGGAACACCGTATTTTTCTTCCATCATCCTGTTGGTGTAATTGATGGACCTGTGGCACAGCAGGATGCTCAGCTTTGCCTGATGTGCTTTTGCAATGTCATGGAAAGATGCATCCCCTGTCAGGGTGGAAACTATACGATAACCGATATTCTCCAGTAAGGGTTTAATTTCCCATAGGTCCCCGCCGATATTATATTCACCAAATATGTTGATATCGAATGGAGTAGGATCTTCCAGTTCCTCGGTACCTACCAGATGTTCCATTAATATATTGCTGGCAATGTGGTGTCCTGCTGACTGGCTGACACCCCTGTAGCCTTCGCACCGGGCCGCCATGACCTTGATGCCATGCTTTTTTTCAGCTTCCTGTGCAACGGTATCGATGTCGTCACCAATCAACCCAACGGGGCAGGTGGCAAAGATAGCGATGGCTCCGGGATTGAAGATCTTGACCACTTCATCAATAGCCTGTTTTAGCTTCTTCTCGCCTCCGAACACAACATCAGTCTCTTGCATATCAGTAGATACGCAATATTGCCCGTAATTGTCTTGTCCATCCACGGCTTTTGTGAAATTTCGCCGGGTGCCCCAGGTATAATAACCGCAACCTATGGGACCGTGGGTCAGGCAAACTATATCTTTAATAGGTCCAAACACCACACCCTTAGCTCCTGCATATGCACAGCCGCGGCTGGTTGCGATTCCAGGAATCACTTTTGTATTTGCTTCAATGTGATTCTCTATTTCGCAGCTTTTCACAGCCAAATGCTTGCGCCTGTTCTTAGCTACCTTCTCAGGATAGATCTTGAGCATATCATCAATGAGCTTCTCACTCTTTTCAACTGCAACAGAACTCATTCTATCATCACCTCTCTACCCACAGTTTCGTCCCCTTCTTCACCGGTACGGATCCGCATGGATTCAGTAATCTCTGACACAAAGATTTTTCCATCACCGGCATGCCCGGTCTGGTTTATGGCTATGATCTTTTCTATCACATTTTTTGCAGCCTTGTCATCCACTACAATGGTGAACATGCGCTTTGGAATAAAACGAATGCAATTCTTTGAGTCAATTTCTTCCTGGTCAGACAGAGGTGGATCGAACTCATAGCACAGACCCTTCTGCTTTCCGCGTCCCATGACCACCCTGACAGTGAACGAAGGATACCCGCAGCCGAGGAGCACATCCTTGGTCTTCTGTACCTTGTTCATTCTGATGATGGCTGTAATTTCCTTCATTGTTCATCTCTCCTGTACGTTTTCGTCCAGGATTATAATCCTGATTCGCCTGTACGGATGGTGTATGCTTCTTCCATAGAGCTTACGAAGATCTTGCCGTCTCCATATTTTCCAGTATAT encodes:
- a CDS encoding P-II family nitrogen regulator is translated as MKEITAIIRMNKVQKTKDVLLGCGYPSFTVRVVMGRGKQKGLCYEFDPPLSDQEEIDSKNCIRFIPKRMFTIVVDDKAAKNVIEKIIAINQTGHAGDGKIFVSEITESMRIRTGEEGDETVGREVMIE
- the nifD gene encoding nitrogenase molybdenum-iron protein alpha chain; its protein translation is MSSVAVEKSEKLIDDMLKIYPEKVAKNRRKHLAVKSCEIENHIEANTKVIPGIATSRGCAYAGAKGVVFGPIKDIVCLTHGPIGCGYYTWGTRRNFTKAVDGQDNYGQYCVSTDMQETDVVFGGEKKLKQAIDEVVKIFNPGAIAIFATCPVGLIGDDIDTVAQEAEKKHGIKVMAARCEGYRGVSQSAGHHIASNILMEHLVGTEELEDPTPFDINIFGEYNIGGDLWEIKPLLENIGYRIVSTLTGDASFHDIAKAHQAKLSILLCHRSINYTNRMMEEKYGVPWLKVNYIGTKQTAKTLRKMAKYFDDPKITRKTEEIIEEEMGKIQPQLDYYRKKLQGKTAFIYAGGSRSHHYTNLFEDLGMHVVMAGYQFAHRDDYEGRQILSQIKKMASSSILEDIQYEKDENAEPPISPERMAELKETIGLMSYEGMMPELREGTIVVDDLNHHEAEFMLNELKPDIYCSGIKDKYWAQKMGIPSRQIHSYDYSGRYTGFSGVLNFARDIDMAIHSPTWKFITPPWKAA